The genomic interval CCCATAGATACATAAATCGGTTTCTTCGATTCTTTTTGAATCTCAACTAATTTATCATGTATCTGTGCACTTTCAACAACTCCACCGCCTGGAGAATTCACTTTTAAAATAACCCCTTTTACACTGGGATCCTCTTTTATGTAATCTAATTTTTCGATAAACGAAGAATGATTATAACCTACAGACGAAAAAAGTGATTCAGCATCTCCTGTATCTTGAATCGTTCCAGATACTTCTAGTACAACAATTTTCTTAGAGAAATCTCCATCTTCTATGTAATCTTCTACAAATGGCCCTTCCCCTTCACTAAGAAATTGTCCAAATAAATCTTCAACATCCGTTGTGAATGCAACAGATACCATACTGGTAATAATGGAAAAGACAAAAATAATACCAGCTATCCCTAAAGCTGCCCAACGTTTTCCACTCATTACTTATAACCCCCTATTATTTCTTTCTATTCCTTATACGTATAAATACCGATATTGTTTCAGGAAAATGTCGGATTACTTAAATAGGTTCATTAATTTCTATTAATATTATGCTATCCCTTTCGCCTGTTGTTGCTTTTTTGAATTAGAAAATAGTTTTGTTTGTGAAAGGGAATAAAGGCTTAATGCACTCCAAATAAATATAAATGCCAATAAATGAGAAGTTGTAAATGGTTCATGATAGACGAATACACCAAGTATTAGTGTTAAGGTAGGTGTTACGTATTGAATAAACCCTAGCATCGACAGCGGAATCCGTTGTGCTCCCTTTGCAAAAAACAACAATGGCACTGCTGTTAACACTCCTGAAAGGATTAATAAGAAATCTAGACTTCCAGAAACAGCTAAAAAAGCATGATCTCCTTTTATAAATAGATAGCCAATAAACAGTAAGGCAAATGGCGTAATAAACATGGTTTCTAACGTTAACCCTACATCTGAATTAATTTTGATTAATTTCTTTGTTAATCCGTATAGCCCAAATGTTAGTGCCAAAGATATCGCAATCCATGGAAATGCTCCATGAGCGAATGTAATAATACAAACTCCGATTGCTGCTAAACCAACAGATACATACTGAATTTTAGATAATTTCTCTTTCATTACAAAGATACCTAACAATACACTTACTAATGGATTAATATAATATCCTAGACTTGTTTCGATTATTTTATTTGCATTTACAGCCCAAATATAGATAAACCAGTTACAGCTAACCAAGATAGAGGCAATAAACAGCATGATTCCCTGTTTCTTCTGATGCTTAAAGGAACGCAGGGTTTGATAAAATAAATTCCATTTACGAGTAAAAGTAAGTAAAATACACATAAAAATAAACGACCAAAAAATTCTATTTGCAAGAATTTCATCTGCCCCTACACCTTGCAGATGCTTCCAATATATCGGAAAAAGCCCCCATATTAAGTATGATATCCCTGCAAATATAACTCCTTGTCGAACGTCGTTTTTCTCCATCTTCATCGCTTCTTTCTATATTCGAAATATTCCATATTATATATATTTTTCTGGAAGCTGGCAATCTTTTTTAGAAATCTTTGTAAAATATTTAAGCAGAATACTTTCCATTACAATCAAAAAGATTAGGGAATAAGCCTAATCTTTTTGATTGTTTCACTGTAATCGTTCATACATTATTTCATTGCCAACAATCGTTTTTGTTACTTTTATTTTATCAATATCATACGGATTCGCTTCAAATATATCTTTATTCAAAATAGTAAAATCCGCCAAATATCCTTTCTCGATTTTCCCTCGATCTTCTTCATGACAAATGGCATAAGCACTTCCATTCGTATATAGACTCACCGCTTCATAAACAGTTAATGCTTCTTCTGGAAGATATCCATTTCCTTGTTTATCGTCTTCATTTGATCTAGTAACGGCTGCTTGAATCCCTAATAAAGGATCTGCGCTTTCAATCGGTGCATCTGAACCACCTGCACAATGCAAACCTTCTTTTAATAATGTTTTCCATGCATAACAATAGGCAAGATTTTCTTCACCCAGTCTATCTATTACCCACGGAAAGTCAGAAGTTACAAAGCTAGGTTGGATATCTAATATTAACGGCAAGCCTTTCATACGTTCGATTAAATCCTTGCGTAGCATCGTTGCATGAATAAGACGATCTCTACCAAATCCTTGTAATGGATGTTTTTCAATAGCCTCTAAAACCATTTCAAAAGCTTCGTCCCCAATTGCATGGACGGCAATTGGGACTTCCTTCCCTCTCGCCTTTGCTACTAGTTCATTTAATTTTTCTTGTGTAAAAATACGTACTCCACTTGTTGAGGGATCATCATGATACGGTCTACTTAACAGTGCCGTTCTTCCTCCAAAAGCACCATCAGCAAAAATTTTCATACTACCAAGTTCAACCCATTCGGATCCACCTAAATATTTTCCACCATCATTTATCATTTCTTCAAATACTTCATGGTGAACAAGTAAATGGGCTCTAAATAGATTTCCTTCGTCTTCTACTATCTTTTTATATGAATGATAGGTTCCTTCATAGCCATGATAGTAGTTTAAGTCTTCTGTATGAGCTCCAGTAAGTCCTAATCGGTAGGCGTCCTTAATTCCAGCTCGCAATGCTCTTTCCACATATTCATCTGTTACCTTAGGCAATACATTAGTGATTAATTCTTGTGCTTGATCTTTAAATACTCCAATAAGATTTCCAGCTTCGTCCTTCTCAATAACACCACCAAATGGAGCTGGAGTATGATTTGTAATATTGGCAATTTTCAAAGCGTATGAATTTACTGCAATCGCATGCTTACATATTCGATTAAGGAGAACTGGATGGTTTGGAACGTGCTGATCAATATCTTTAGAAGTGAGTACCTGTTGCTCTCGCCACATGTTTTCATTCCAGCCATCTCCAATAATCCATTGCCCCTCCTCTATATCCTTGGCATAATTAGCGAGCAATTGTAGAGCTTCTTCTTTTGACATGCAAGTAGATAAATTTAATCTTAAGAGTTTCTCCCCATGACCGACTAGATGCATATGGCTATCTACAAATCCTGGAAGAAGCACGTCATCTTTTAAATCTATTTTCTCTTGAATACGTCCTTCATATTTTTCTTCTAAATACTTTTTTTCTCCATAATCCACGATACACTGCTTCTCTGTAAAAATAGCTTCAACCATATGCCCTTCCTCTTTAAGCGTGTATATTTTCCCACCATAAATAAGTTTCCCCATGCAGATTCTCCCGTAGTTCTTATTTTCTATCTTTTATAAAAAGGACACTATTTTTAGTGCCCTTTTTAGCTTCCAGCTTCTATTTTAATTTTTTTGCTGTTCTTTCTCCCTTAATTCCACTCTTCTAATTTTCCCTGAAGTTGTTTTAGGCAATTCTTCCATATATTCGATTTTACGAGGATACTTATATGGAGCCGTTAATTTTTTCACATGTGTTTGTAGCTCTTTTGTTAATTCTTGCGTTCCTTCCATTCCATCTCGTAAAACGATAAACGCCTTAACAACATTTCCTCTAATTGGATCTGGACTAGCAACGACTGCACATTCTTTAACAGCCTTATGTTTGACAAGTGCATCTTCTACTTCAAAGGGTCCAATCGTATAACCAGAGCTTATTATAATGTCATCTCTTCTACCTTCAAACCAAAAGTAGCCATCTTCATCTTTTTTAGCGCGGTCACCAGTAATATAGTAATCTCCACGGAACTGATTTTTCGTTCTTTCTGGTTCTTTTAAGTATTCTTTAAATAGTGCTGGAGTATCTTTATGAACTGCGATATCGCCAACTTCACCAACCGAACAAATTTCGCCTTCTTCATTGATAATTTCCACTATATTTCCTGGCGTCGGTTTTCCCATGGATCCAGGACGTAATGCAACTCCCTTTGTTATTCCAACTAATAGAGTATTTTCAGTTTGTCCATATCCATCACGTACATCCAGTTGGAAATTATCTTTAAATACATCAATTACTTCTCTATTTAGTGGTTCTCCAGCAGAAACAGCACTTCTTAGTTGATTTAATTGATACTTTTGAATATTTTCCACTTTCGCCATTAAGCGATACTCTGTTGGTGTGCAGCAGAATACATTCACTTCATATTTCTCTAAAAGCTGCAGATATTTTTCCGGGTTAAATCTGCCGTGATAAACAAGTCCAGTAGCACCAGAGCCTAATACAGATAAAAGAGGGCTCCAAACCCATTTCTGCCAACCAGGACCTGCTGTTGCCCATACTAAGTCACCTTCTTCAATATGGAGCCAATTTGGTGCTGCGGTTCTTAAATGTGCATAAGCCCATCCATGAGTATGTACGACACCTTTTGGATTACCTGTTGTTCCTGATGTGTATGAAATGAATGCTGTATCAGTCTTAAGGGTGCTCACTAGTTCCAGTTCATCCGAAACCCCACCTGCCCGCTCATCCAAATACATCCATCCATCTTTTGCCTCACCTAACACAAAACGTTTAATCGTATGTATTTCTTCCACTAATTCTAATTCCTCTAAAAATGGATAGTAACTAATAACCCCTTTTACCTCTCCATGCTTTATTCGATATTGCAAATCTTTAGCACGAAGCATTTCTGAACTCGGAAGTACCGTTAATCCTAATTTTAAAGCGGCTAAGTATACCTGATAGGCTTCTATTATCCTTGGAACTATCACAAGGACTACATCTCCTTTATGTAAGCCCTCTTCTTTAAAGACATTTCCTATTCTATTTGCTGCTTTCATTAAGGAGGAATAAGTAACTTCTTTTGTCTCGCCTTCTTCATTCTCCCATTTTAATGCAAGTCTATCTGGATTTTGGGCAAATTTTTCAATCTCCGAAACAAAATTATATTGTTCTGGAGCAATTAAATCCTCCGTCCGCATATTTATTCTCCTCCTATTTCTTAAAGTAAATACTTAACCCATTATACTACCCTATCTCCAATTTTTGAATTAATTAAATTTCGCCCCTGTAATGGTTTTACTTTAAGAAGTGTCCAGCGCCCTTCTAAAGAAGTATTTCTGCATTTATGTAATAGTTCTTTCTTAACTTTACATTGAAGAAAGAGCAAGGCATGATACCTTGCTCTTTGTAGCCATTATTATTCAATTATTTAGAGAAACCGCCGCCTAATTGTTGTTCAGCCATTTGTACTAAACGTTTTGTAATCTCACCACCAACAGAACCGTTAGCACGAGAAGTTGTTTCAGCACCTAAGTTTACACCAAATTCAGTAGCAATTTCATATTTCATTTGATCTAGAGCTTGAGAAACTCCAGGTACTAATAATTGATTTGAATTGTTGCTGTTTGCCATGTGTATCACCTCCTTGTGATAATAGAATGTGTAATACACATGGCATTCATTCGTTTTAACTACTGGTAATTCTTCACAAAATTAAGGAAAAAATTGTATTTAAACAACGTTCCATTTTCTGAGGACATGTAAATCATGTCCTCCATTAACATAGTTAAAACAGTCAAATTAAAAAAGAGAATCGGTTTCCGTATTAATCTTTTTCTCTTCCCTAGTAAGGATAATCGTTTCCACATTATTAACTGCTTCTTCAATCAATGGCTCAAAATCAGTAAAGCTTTCATAATATTGTATTTTTTCTTTTTTTGGTTTGGTTTTTGGAGAAGCTGGTACAAACACCGTACAGCAATCCTCATATGGACGAATAGATATATCATGGGTATCAATTTTCTTTGCCCACTCAATTATTTCTGTTTTATCCGAAGTAATTAAAGGTCTTAAAATTGGTGTATTCGTCACATCATTTATCGCATACATACTTTCCAATGTTTGACTAGCTACTTGACCTAAGCTTTCACCCGTTATAACCGCAAGCGCTTCATTTCTTCTGCGAATTTCATCTGTTATTCTAAGCATAATTCTTCTCGTTGCAGTCATCGTATAGTTTTCTGGAATTTGCTTATGAATAAGCTGTTGAATAGTAGTAAATGGGACAATATGCAATACAAAATGACCGTTAAAATTAGCAAGCTTTTCCGAAATATCAATTACCTTTTGTTTCGCCCGCTCACTAGTAAACGGAGGACTAAAGAAATGCACTCCTTCTACTTCTAATCCCCTCTTCATGGATAAATATCCTGCAACTGGACTGTCTAATCCTCCAGATAGCATTAGCATCGCTTTCCCACTCGTTCCTGAAGGTAGTCCCCCTGCTCCAGCAATATTTTCACATGAAAGATAAATTGCTTCTGTTCGAACTTCTACCTGGACATTTATATCAGGTTTTTTAACATTTACTTTTAAACCAGGTATATTTTTTAGTAAATGTCCACCAATTTCTTGATTAATTTCATTTGTATCAAGTTCGAACGCTTTATCAGCGCGTCTTGCACTTATTTTAAAGGTATTTCCTTCCTTATATATAGACGAAACAATATCAAAAGCAGCTGCTTTTATTATTTCGATATTCCTTTCTAACTTTATTGCCGGGCTAAAGGATTGAATACCAAAGATGGTTTTAAGAACTTTAGAAATTTCCTCTGCATTCTCTCCATTCAATAAGACGTACATTCTTTCTCTTTTCGCTTCAATAGAAACAGCTGGAAATCCCTCAAGAGACTTCGCAATCGTTCGCTTTAATTTGTCTACGAATTGTTTTCTATTTCTCCCCTTCGTAGATAGCTCTCCATAACGTATTAAAATACGATCATATTTCACTTCATTACCCCTCTCAACCATTCCTTGCTATCTTTTATAGCAGCAATTACTTGTTTCATTTCTTCCATTGTATTTTCATAGGACAAACTAATTCGAAAGGAGCTTTCGGCAATTTGTTCTGGTACTCCAATTCCTAATAGTGTTTTACTTATTTTATTTGTCTTAGATGAACATGCACTCGTAGTGGAAATATAAATATCGTGCTCCTCTAATGCGTGAACAAATACTTCCGCTTTTATCCCTTCGATTGAGAAATTAAGAATATGAGGAACACTTTTTTCTAGTGCAGGCGAATGGATAGAGATACCTTCTATCGTAGCTAATTGTTCTCGTAAATAAACATTTAACTGTTTTAAGATAGTTAGTTTCTCCTTTTGATTTTGCAACTGTAACCGTAACGCTTTTGCAGTAGCAACTGCACCAGCTACATTCTCCGTTCCACTTCGAAAAGTATTCTCTTGCCCTCCACCAGCCAATAATGGCTCGATTCTTTTTCCTTCTTTTATATATAAAACCCCATTCCCCTTTAAGCCATGAAATTTATGAGCAGAAAGGGTATAAGCATCAATCTTAGCCTTCTTTAATGAAATAGTTTGTTTTCCAATTCCTTGTACACCATCTACATGAAAAAATATATTTGGATAATCGGATAATAGATTACCGATTTCCTCAATTGGCTGAATAGATCCTATTTCGTTATTCACATGCATTACAGAAACTAAAATGGTTTCTTTGCGAATATTTTTACTA from Niallia sp. FSL W8-0635 carries:
- the mbcS gene encoding acyl-CoA synthetase MbcS, with protein sequence MRTEDLIAPEQYNFVSEIEKFAQNPDRLALKWENEEGETKEVTYSSLMKAANRIGNVFKEEGLHKGDVVLVIVPRIIEAYQVYLAALKLGLTVLPSSEMLRAKDLQYRIKHGEVKGVISYYPFLEELELVEEIHTIKRFVLGEAKDGWMYLDERAGGVSDELELVSTLKTDTAFISYTSGTTGNPKGVVHTHGWAYAHLRTAAPNWLHIEEGDLVWATAGPGWQKWVWSPLLSVLGSGATGLVYHGRFNPEKYLQLLEKYEVNVFCCTPTEYRLMAKVENIQKYQLNQLRSAVSAGEPLNREVIDVFKDNFQLDVRDGYGQTENTLLVGITKGVALRPGSMGKPTPGNIVEIINEEGEICSVGEVGDIAVHKDTPALFKEYLKEPERTKNQFRGDYYITGDRAKKDEDGYFWFEGRRDDIIISSGYTIGPFEVEDALVKHKAVKECAVVASPDPIRGNVVKAFIVLRDGMEGTQELTKELQTHVKKLTAPYKYPRKIEYMEELPKTTSGKIRRVELREKEQQKN
- a CDS encoding cysteine desulfurase family protein — translated: MIYLDNSATTKPFPEVIESYTTVSQKYFGNPSSIHRIGMESEKLLIQAREQIAGLLGVKSNEMYFTSGGTEGNNTVLKGIARTYKGKGNHIITTTVEHDSIHKVMEQLEADGFSITYIPVNEFGQVSVEDISKNIRKETILVSVMHVNNEIGSIQPIEEIGNLLSDYPNIFFHVDGVQGIGKQTISLKKAKIDAYTLSAHKFHGLKGNGVLYIKEGKRIEPLLAGGGQENTFRSGTENVAGAVATAKALRLQLQNQKEKLTILKQLNVYLREQLATIEGISIHSPALEKSVPHILNFSIEGIKAEVFVHALEEHDIYISTTSACSSKTNKISKTLLGIGVPEQIAESSFRISLSYENTMEEMKQVIAAIKDSKEWLRGVMK
- a CDS encoding amidohydrolase, with protein sequence MGKLIYGGKIYTLKEEGHMVEAIFTEKQCIVDYGEKKYLEEKYEGRIQEKIDLKDDVLLPGFVDSHMHLVGHGEKLLRLNLSTCMSKEEALQLLANYAKDIEEGQWIIGDGWNENMWREQQVLTSKDIDQHVPNHPVLLNRICKHAIAVNSYALKIANITNHTPAPFGGVIEKDEAGNLIGVFKDQAQELITNVLPKVTDEYVERALRAGIKDAYRLGLTGAHTEDLNYYHGYEGTYHSYKKIVEDEGNLFRAHLLVHHEVFEEMINDGGKYLGGSEWVELGSMKIFADGAFGGRTALLSRPYHDDPSTSGVRIFTQEKLNELVAKARGKEVPIAVHAIGDEAFEMVLEAIEKHPLQGFGRDRLIHATMLRKDLIERMKGLPLILDIQPSFVTSDFPWVIDRLGEENLAYCYAWKTLLKEGLHCAGGSDAPIESADPLLGIQAAVTRSNEDDKQGNGYLPEEALTVYEAVSLYTNGSAYAICHEEDRGKIEKGYLADFTILNKDIFEANPYDIDKIKVTKTIVGNEIMYERLQ
- the rarD gene encoding EamA family transporter RarD is translated as MEKNDVRQGVIFAGISYLIWGLFPIYWKHLQGVGADEILANRIFWSFIFMCILLTFTRKWNLFYQTLRSFKHQKKQGIMLFIASILVSCNWFIYIWAVNANKIIETSLGYYINPLVSVLLGIFVMKEKLSKIQYVSVGLAAIGVCIITFAHGAFPWIAISLALTFGLYGLTKKLIKINSDVGLTLETMFITPFALLFIGYLFIKGDHAFLAVSGSLDFLLILSGVLTAVPLLFFAKGAQRIPLSMLGFIQYVTPTLTLILGVFVYHEPFTTSHLLAFIFIWSALSLYSLSQTKLFSNSKKQQQAKGIA
- the thiI gene encoding tRNA uracil 4-sulfurtransferase ThiI, coding for MKYDRILIRYGELSTKGRNRKQFVDKLKRTIAKSLEGFPAVSIEAKRERMYVLLNGENAEEISKVLKTIFGIQSFSPAIKLERNIEIIKAAAFDIVSSIYKEGNTFKISARRADKAFELDTNEINQEIGGHLLKNIPGLKVNVKKPDINVQVEVRTEAIYLSCENIAGAGGLPSGTSGKAMLMLSGGLDSPVAGYLSMKRGLEVEGVHFFSPPFTSERAKQKVIDISEKLANFNGHFVLHIVPFTTIQQLIHKQIPENYTMTATRRIMLRITDEIRRRNEALAVITGESLGQVASQTLESMYAINDVTNTPILRPLITSDKTEIIEWAKKIDTHDISIRPYEDCCTVFVPASPKTKPKKEKIQYYESFTDFEPLIEEAVNNVETIILTREEKKINTETDSLF
- a CDS encoding alpha/beta-type small acid-soluble spore protein; translated protein: MANSNNSNQLLVPGVSQALDQMKYEIATEFGVNLGAETTSRANGSVGGEITKRLVQMAEQQLGGGFSK